A single region of the Anomaloglossus baeobatrachus isolate aAnoBae1 chromosome 2, aAnoBae1.hap1, whole genome shotgun sequence genome encodes:
- the NR1I2 gene encoding nuclear receptor subfamily 1 group I member 2 yields MFKVQETIVLEEEEEEDTSTSCGTGEDEDDGEPKICRACGDRATGYHFNAMTCEGCKGFFRRAMKRSLRLSCPFQNSCVINKNNRRHCQACRLKKCLDIGMKKELIMSDEAVELRRSLIKKKQKLSQIPSLCPTLSRMTEEQERLVTQLSEAQKKTFDSNFAYFRNYRPIRRHQDRLQESTVFLMLPHISDLVTYVIKGVINFAKNIPYFRDLGIEDQIALLKGCALEICVIRFNTVFDDRTKTWSCGQFSYNSDDLSMAGFRQLFLEPLIRFHCMLKKLCLHIEEYALMQAISLFSADRPGVSDHDKIDKIQEYLALTLTTYIESQRPPSPENRFILAKIMECLTELRSMNDEHSKQLLHIWDIQPDYTPLMHEVFSRLPE; encoded by the exons ATGTTCAAGGTCCAGGAAACCATCgtactggaggaagaggaggaggaagacaccTCCACCAGCTGCGGGACAGGGGAGGACGAGGATGATGGAGAACCCAAAATCTGCCGAGCCTGTGGAGACCGAGCGACCGGCTATCACTTTAATGCCATGACATGCGAAGGCTGCAAGGGCTTCTTCAG ACGTGCCATGAAGCGCAGCCTGCGGCTCAGCTGTCCCTTCCAGAACTCCTGCGTCATCAATAAGAACAATCGCCGGCACTGCCAGGCCTGCCGCCTGAAGAAATGCCTGGACATCGGGATGAAGAAGGAGC TGATCATGTCGGACGAGGCCGTGGAGCTGCGACGCTCCCTTATTAAGAAGAAGCAGAAATTGTCCCAAATCCCGAGCCTGTGCCCCACGTTGTCCCGCATGACGGAGGAGCAGGAGCGGCTGGTGACGCAGCTCTCAGAAGCCCAAAAGAAGACGTTTGACAGTAACTTTGCCTACTTCAGGAACTACCGG CCAATCCGACGGCACCAGGACCGGCTGCAGGAATCCACCGTCTTCTTGATGTTACCTCACATATCCGACCTCGTTACCTACGTGATCAAGGGCGTGATCAATTTTGCCAAAAATATCCCGTATTTCAG GGATTTGGGCATTGAGGACCAGATCGCTCTGCTGAAAGGCTGCGCTCTGGAGATCTGCGTCATCCGATTCAATACGGTGTTTGATGACCGCACGAAAACCTGGTCCTGCGGTCAGTTCAGCTATAACAGTGACGACCTGTCGATGG CCGGATTCCGCCAGCTCTTCTTAGAACCGCTGATCCGTTTCCATTGTATGCTGAAGAAGCTGTGCCTGCATATCGAGGAGTACGCGCTGATGCAGGCCATCTCCCTGTTCTCTGCAG ACCGACCGGGTGTCAGCGACCACGACAAGATCGATAAGATTCAGGAGTACCTGGCGCTAACGCTCACGACGTATATAGAGAGCCAGCGGCCGCCATCTCCGGAGAACAG GTTCATTTTGGCGAAGATCATGGAGTGTCTGACGGAGCTGCGCTCCATGAACGACGAGCACAGTAAGCAGCTGCTGCACATCTGGGACATCCAGCCGGACTACACCCCCCTAATGCACGAGGTGTTCAGCAGATTGCCGGAGTGA